The DNA region CCGCGCGAAGCGGTAGGGGCCCCCGGCCCGTTCCCCATTCCATTCCCCTTCGGCCCTTTCTGGCCGTTTTGCCCTGTCGCCCTTTTTGCCCTTTATACTTGGGTGTTGGTGCAACCACTCATCTTCCGGAAAGGCCTCGACCTCAAGGACGCCGTCAAGGGCGAACTCGCGCGTGACTATCACAGCGACGTCGTCGAGCAGATCCGGGCCAGCGACTTCCGCTTCGAACAGGGCCGGCTGACGATTCACCTGGCCCGCGAATTCGGCTTCTGCTACGGCGTGGACCGGGCGGTCGACTACGCGTACCAGGCGCGCAAGCGGTTCACCGACCAGCGCGTCTTCCTGACCGGCGAGATCATCCACAACCCGCACGTCAACCAGAAGCTCCGCACGGCGGGCATCCGCTTCCTGAGCGACCCGGGCGAGCCGTCGCCCGACCTCGGGCCGGGCGATGTGGTGATCATCCCGGCCTTCGGGGTGACGGTGCACGAACTGGCGCGGCTGCAGGAGCGGGGCTGCACGCTGGTCGACACCACGTGCGGTTCGGTCCTCAACGTGTGGAAGAACGTCACGCGCTATGCCCGCGAGGGCTTCACGGCGGTGATCCACGGCAAGGTCAAGCACGAGGAGACGCAGGCCACTGCGAGCCAGGCGCTGAAGTTCCCCGGCGGCACGTACCTGGTGGTGCTCGACAAGGGCGAGGCCAACGAGGTGTGCAGCTACATCCGCCACGGCGGCGACCGCGAGGCCTTCCTGGCGCGGTTCGGCAAGGCGGTGTCGGCCGGCTTCGATCCCGATCGGGATCTGGGCCGCATCGGCCTGGCCAACCAGACGACGATGCTGATGTCGGAGTCGCTGGAGATCGCGGACATGCTCCGCGACGCGATGGCCGACCGGTACGGCGTCGAGGCGCTCGCCGAGCGCTATCGCGCCTTCGACACCATCTGCTCGGCCACCCAGGAGCGCCAGGACGCCGTGCTGTCGCTGCTCGACACCGAGCGTCTCGACGTGATGGTGGTGGTCGGCGGGTACAACAGCAGCAACACCTGCAACCTCGCGCGCATCTGCGCCGAGCGCGTCCCCACGTTCCACATCGCCGACGTCGACGGCCTCCTGAGCCCGTCGCAGGTGCGTCATCGCCCGGTCCCGCTGACCGACCGCCCCGCGGTGCCGGTCGCCGAAATCACTACCGAAGGGTGGCTCCCGGCCACCGGTCCGGTGCGCATCGGCCTCACGGCCGGCGCGTCCACGCCGAACAACATCATCGGGATGGTCGTGGAACGCCTCGCGGCCTTCGCCGCGGCGGCGCCCGCCGTCAGGTAAACGGCCGCCGTCCGGCGGCCGTACCCGGAGGACGGGGAAGGTGTGCTCATGAGGATGCTGGTGACGGGAGCCGCGTGTCTGGTGGCCCTGGCGATGAGCCTGGGCCCGAGCCTCGCGGGGACCTCCGAGGGCCAACGGCCCTCGAAGTGGTGGCAGAACCCGGTCTGCAAGGCCCGGGTGGGATTGACCGACGCCCAGACGGCGGAGATCGAACGGATTTTCCAGTCGGTCCGCGACGAGTTGCGCGCCGAGAAGGCGGAACTGGAGAAGCAGGAAGCGACGCTGTCACGGTTGCTCGCCGAGTCCAGCGACGACGAAGCGGTCGTCGTGCGGACCATCGATCGGGTCGAGGCGGCCCGGAGCGCGCTGGCCAAGACACGGACGTTGATGCTGTACCGGATGCACCGGCTGCTGTCGCCCGAGCAACGGGTGAAGCTGGAGGCATTCGAGCGGGAACAGGCGCGGGCGGCCGAGGCGACCGCGCCGCAGCCCCCCTCCCGGCCGCGCGAGTGACGGGCCAGGGGAACGAGCACGCCGCCGACCACAGGGGTCGGCAGGGAGGATCGTTGGTGAGATCAGTGATGTACCTGGCTGCGGCGCTGGTCGCCGTGGCCGCCGGCCTGGCGCCGGTCCCGGCGCTGGCGCAGGACCGCTCGGCCCCGGTGTCGGATGCCCGCGTGGCCGAGTTGCTGCGGATGGTCGGCACCGGCCAACCGGGCGCCGCGAGCCCCGCCGCGCCCGACGAGCTGAAGCTCACGATCGAGGAGGCGGTGGCGATTGCCCTCGAGAAGAACCTCGACATCGCGGTCGAGCGCCTCAACCCGACCGCCTTCGACTTCAGCCTGAAGGCCCTCCGGGCCAACTTCAACCCGACGGCGACCTCGCTGGTCGGCTTCAACAGCACCTACCAGCTGCCGACCAGCCAGCTGGTGGGCGGCGCGCGGGTCAAGAACGACCAGTTCACCTGGAACTTCGGGCTGCAGCAGTCACTGCCCTGGTGGGGTGGGTCGTACCAGGTGACGTTCAACAACCGCCGGAACGACAACAACAACGCCTTTGTCACCTTCAACCCGCAGTACAACACCCTGCTCAGCGCGCAGGTCGTGCAGCCGCTGATCCGCGGGCGGTCCACCGACGCGACCCGCACGCAGATCCGCATCACGCAGATCAACCGCGAGCTGTCGGACGTGCAGGTGCGCACGACGGTCACCAACACGCTGGCGCAGGTGCGCAACGCGTACTGGGACCTCGTCTTCGCGCGCGAGGTGGTCGACGTGGCGCAGCGCTCGCTGGCGCTGGCCGAGAAACTGGTCGAGGACAACAAGGTGCGCGTGGAGGTCGGCACGCTGGCGCCGATCGACGTGGTGCAGGCCGAGGCCGAGGCGGCCTCGCGGCGCCAGACGCTGGCGTCGCTGCAGGCGCAGCTCGAGACCGCGGAGCTGACGCTGAAGCGGCTGATCGTGTCGGGCACGAGCGACCCGCTGTGGACCTCGCGCCTCAACCCCGTCGACCGCCCGACGCTCACCGAGCAACCCGTGTCGATCGAGGAAGCGCTGAAGAACGCGTTGTCCAGCCGCACCGACCTGACCGAGCGGCGCCGCAACCTCGAGATCACCGACGCGAACCTGGCGCTGCTGAAGAACCAGCGGCTGATGTCGGCCAACCTGGTGGCCAACTACGGCGGCCAGGGCATCGGCGGCACGCGCATCATCCGGCAAGGCACCGGCGGTCCGATCATCGAGACCATCCCGGGCGGCTATGTGGATGCGCTCGACCTGATGTGGCAGCGCGAGTACCCCACGTGGACCGCACAGGTGCAGATCAGCTACCCGATCGGGCCCAACCCGCAAGCGGCGCAGTACGAGCGCGCCAGGATCGGACTCGAGCAGAGCCTCACGCAGATTCGCAGCCTGGAGTTGCAGATCGCGGCCGAGGTCACCAACGCCCGCCTGCAGGTCGACGCCAACCTGAAGCGGGTCGAGGCGGCGCGGGTCGCCCGTGAGCTCTCCCAGAAGCGCCTCGAGGCCGAGCAGAGCAAGTTCGACGTCGGCCTCTCGACCAACTACTTCGTGGTGCAGGCGCAGCGCGACCTGCTCACCGCCGAGAACGCGCTGCTGCGCGCCGCCCTCGACTATCAGAAGTCGCTCGTCGACTTCGAGCGGTCGCAGCTGACCTCGGGCCGCACCGGCGTGACGGTCATCACCACCGCCGGCGCGGGGAACGCGACGGGCACCGGGGGCAACACCACCACCAACACGGGTACGAACACGGGCGGCGCCGGCGGCAACACGGGCATCCCTGGGAGCGGAGGTCAGTGATGCGGAAGTGGGCGGTCGCAGTCGCGCTCGTGGTCGTCACGAGCATCGGGATGGTCGCCTGCGGCGGCAGCACGGACGGCGCGGCTGGCAAGGCGGGCCCCGGTGGCGGCCAGGCCAAGGCCGGCGGCCCCGGCATGGGCATGGCGCAGCCGCCGATGACCGTCGAGCTCGCCAAGGTCACGCGCGCCTCGCTGCAGGCCTACGTCGAGGTCGTCGGCAGCCTCGTGGGCGCCGCGACGGTCGACGTCGTCCCGCGCGCGCAGGGCCGCCTGCAGAGCATCAACGTGCGCATCGGCGACGCGGTGAGCAAGGGTCAGGTGCTGGCCAAGGTCGAGGACCAGGAGATCCGCGAGCAGTTGCGACAATCGGACGCGTCCTACGAGGTCGCCCGCGCGACCATCCGCCAACGCGAGGCCGACCTGTCGTTTGCCAAGACCAACCTCGATCGCAACAAGAGCCTCTTCGACCGGCAGCTCCTGCCCCGCCAGTCGCTCGACGACGCCGAGGCGCGCTACCAGGCCGCGCAGGCCCAGCTGGACCTCGCGCAGGCGCAGTTGGCCGCGGCCTCCTCGCGCCGCGAGGAGCTCCGCATCAACCTGTCCAACACGACGGTCAACTCGCCGGTGACGGGCTTTGTCGCCAAGCGCCTGGTGGATCCGGGCGCCTTCGTGACGCAGAACGTGCAGTTGCTCTCGGTGGTCGACATCTCCATCGTCCGCCTGGTGGTGAACCTGGTGGAGCGCGACCTGCGCAAGGTCAGCGTCGGGGCGGGCGCGGCGGTCACCGTCGATGCCTATCCCGGCGAGACGTTCTCGGGCCGCGTGGCCCGCGTCGCCCCGGTGCTCGACCCGGCGACGCGCACCGCGGAGATGGAGGTCGAGATTCCCAACCCGACCGGCCGCCTCAAGCCCGGCATGTACGCCCGGGTGCGCCTCATCAGCGCCAACAAGGACGATGCGCTGGTCATCCCGAAGTCGGCGATCGTCACCTCGCAGGGCCAGCGCGGCGTCTTCCTGGTGCAGAAGGGTCAGGCGGTGTTCCGCGGGGTCGAGTTCGGCCTCGAGGAGCCGGACCGGATCGAGGTCACCGATGGTCTGAATGAGGGCGACGAGGTCGTCACCACCGGCGCCACGGGCCTGCGCGACGGCGCCAAGGTGCTGCTCGCGGGCGCGGGCCGCGGTCCTGGCGGCGGCCGGGGGCCTGCCGGCCAGGCCGGCCCCGGTGGCCCGCGCGGCGGCGCGCCTGCCGCGGGCGCCGGCACGCCCAAGTCCGCGTCGGCGCGGTAGTTCGTTCACACGTTCACGGTTCCGAAGAAGACGACGTCCATGAGCATTCCTCGTACAGCCATCGAGCGCCCGGTCACGATGTTCATGATCAGCGCCGTCATCGTGCTGCTCGGCGCGATCTCGCTGGTCCAGTTGCCGGTCGACCTGCTGCCCGACCTCACCTTCCCGAGCCTCACGGTCCGCGTCGGGTATCCCGGCGTGGGTCCCCGCGAGATCGAGGAGACGATCACGCGCCCCATCGAGCAGACGGTGAGCGCGGTGGCCGGGCTCGACCAGCTGAGCTCGACCTCGTCGGAGGGCAGCAGCACGGTCCGCCTCAACTTCGTCTGGGGCACCGACCTCGGCGAGGCGGCCGACGACCTCCGGAGCCGCATCGACCGCATCCGCGGTCGCCTGCCGGAGGACGCCGACCCGCCGATCATCTTCAAGTTCGACTCCTCGTCCTGGCCGATCATGACGATCGCCGTCTCGGCCGAGGGCGACATGAACCAGGTGCAGTTGCGCGAGATGGCCGAGCGCATCCTGTCGCCGCGGCTCGAACGGGTCAACGGCGTCGCGGCGGTCACCGTGCAGGGCGGCCTGCGGCGCCAGATCCGGGTCGATCTCTCGAAGGAGAAGATCACCGCGCTCGGGTTGCCCGTCGACCAGATCGTGCGCGTGCTGCGCACCGAGAACCAGAACATCCCGGTCGGCGAGATCAACGAAGGGTCGCTCACCTACCTGGTTCGCAGCCCGGGCCAGTTCAACGACCTCGACGAGATCCGCAACCTGGTCGTGCTGACGCGCGACGGCGTGCCCGTCTACATGCGCGACATCGCCGAGGTGCGCGACGGCACCGAGGACTTCCGCCAGTTCACGCGCGTCAACGGCAAGCCGGGCGTCCAGATGCGCGTGACCAAGCAGTCGGGCGAGAACACGGTGGCCATCTCGGAAGCGGTGCACCGCGAAGTCACCCGCATCAACCGCGAGGTGCCCGGCGTGCAGCTCACGGTCTCCAACGACAGCGCGGTGTTCATCGAGCAGTCGATCGCCTCGGTGCGCGAGGCCGTGATGCTCGGCTCGGTGCTGGTCATCATCATCATCTTCGTGTTCCTGCGCAGCTGGCGCTCGACGCTGATCATCTGCACGTCGATCCCGATCTCGATCATCGGCACGTTCGCGCTGCTGTTCTTCGGCGGCTACACGCTGAACACGATGACCTTCGGCGGCCTGGCGCTCGGCGTCGGCATGATCGTCGACGCCTCGATCGTCGTGCTCGAGAACACGCAGCGCCACCTCGAGATGGGCAAGCCCGTGAAGCAGGCGGCCATCGAGGGCAGCGAGGAGATCTGGAGCGCCATCCTCGCCTCGACGCTCACCCACATCGCCGTGTTCGTGCCGCTGTTCTTCCTCACCGGCTTCTCGAGCGTGCTGTTCAAGCAGCTCTCGGTGGTGGTGGTCTTCTCGCTGCTGATGTCGCTCTTCGTCGCCGTCACCCTCGTGCCCGTGCTGTGCTCGCTGCTGATGACGGCCCACGACGCGGAGAAGGAGCGCACCGGGATCACCGGCTGGCTGTTCACCAAGAGCGGCAACGCCCTCGACGCCCTCGACAACCGCTACGCGAGGTTCCTCGGCCTCGCGCTGCGGCACCGGCCGACGGTGCTCGCCTTCGGCGCGTCGGTGTTCGCCCTGTCGGTGTTCCTGTTCCCGTACCTGAAGTTCGAGCTGATGCCGCAGACCGACGAGGGCGAGGTCCGCGTCGACATCGAGCTGCCGGTCGGCACGCGCGTCGAGCAGACGCAGGCCGCGATCATCGAGATCGAGGACAAGATCCGCAAGGCCGTGCCCGAGATGGTGACCATCATCTCGCAGGGCGGCGGCGGCGGCTTCATGGGCGGCGCGAGCACGCACCGCGGCGACCTCACGATCCAGCTCAAGCCGAAGGCCGAGCGCACTCGCTCCAACGAGCAGATCGCGCAGGATTTGCGCCGCCAGCTGCAGGGCATTCCCGGCGTCATCGCGCGCTCGCGCGCCTCGGGCGGCTCCCAGCTGAACCGCATCCTCGGCGGCAACCAGGACGCGCGCCTCTCGCTCGAGATCCGCGGCTACGACTTCGACGACGCCCAGCGACTGGTCAACCAGTCCGAGGCACTGCTGCGCACCGTGCCTGGCATCGCCGACGTGCGGCGGGGTCGCCAGGACGGGCGCCCCGAACTCGCCGTGCGCGTCGATCGCGACAAGGCCGCCATCTTCGGGCTCAGCGTGACCGGCGTGGCCGACACGCTGCGCACCAACGTGGCCGGCACGCAGGCGGCGTACTACCGCGAGCGCGGCCAGGAGTACCCGATCGTCGTGCGCCTCCGGCAGGAGGACCGCTCGCAGATCTCCGACGTGGGCGACGTGCTCGTGAGCGCCCCTGGCAACCGCGTGGTGCCCGCCCGCAGCCTGCTGACGGTGGAGCCGGAGAACAGCCCGGTGGAGATCGAACGCAAGAACCAGGAGCGCATCGTGCGCGTCAACGCCGAGCTCGAGGTGAGCCTCTCGGAAGCGGTCGCCAACGTCGAGAAGCGGCTCCCCGAACTCGACGTGCCCAGCGACTTCCAGGTCGGCTTCGGCGCCGAGCTCGAGGAGCAGATCAAGGCCTTCACGCAGCTGAAGTACCTGCTGCTCCTCGCCGTGATCCTGGTCTATGCAGTGATGGCCTCGCAGTACGAGTCGTTCCGCGACCCGTTCATCATCATGTTCTCGATCCCGCTGGCCACCATCGGCGTGGTCGGGGCGCTCCTGCTGACCGGGACCACGTTCAGCCTGCAGGCCTACATCGGGGTCATCATGCTGGCCGGCATCGTCGTGTCCAACGCCATCCTGCTGGTGGACTACACCTCGACGCTGCGGCACCGCGACGGCATGGAGTTGTTCGAGGCAGCGGTGACCGCCGGTCGGACGCGCCTGCGCCCGATCATCATGACCACCCTGACGACGATCCTGGGCCTGGTGCCGATGGCCTTCGAGATCGGCGAGGGCGCCGAACTGCAGGCACCGCTGGCCCGCGTGGTGATCGGCGGCCTCATGGCCTCGACGCTCATCACGCTGATCTTCGTGCCGACGGTCTACACGCTGTTCGAGCAGGGCCTCAAGGGACTGCGCCGCGCCCCGAAGGTCGCGCCCGCCGAGGCGACCGCGAACCTGAAGGTCGGCAACTAGGCGGCAGGCGCGCAGCAGCCCCAGGGCGCGAGCCCAAGGGCCAGCCCGGAGACGTCTAGGATGTACACGAAGGGCCCGCTGGCAGCCAGCGGG from Luteitalea sp. TBR-22 includes:
- a CDS encoding 4-hydroxy-3-methylbut-2-enyl diphosphate reductase, whose translation is MQPLIFRKGLDLKDAVKGELARDYHSDVVEQIRASDFRFEQGRLTIHLAREFGFCYGVDRAVDYAYQARKRFTDQRVFLTGEIIHNPHVNQKLRTAGIRFLSDPGEPSPDLGPGDVVIIPAFGVTVHELARLQERGCTLVDTTCGSVLNVWKNVTRYAREGFTAVIHGKVKHEETQATASQALKFPGGTYLVVLDKGEANEVCSYIRHGGDREAFLARFGKAVSAGFDPDRDLGRIGLANQTTMLMSESLEIADMLRDAMADRYGVEALAERYRAFDTICSATQERQDAVLSLLDTERLDVMVVVGGYNSSNTCNLARICAERVPTFHIADVDGLLSPSQVRHRPVPLTDRPAVPVAEITTEGWLPATGPVRIGLTAGASTPNNIIGMVVERLAAFAAAAPAVR
- a CDS encoding Spy/CpxP family protein refolding chaperone, with protein sequence MRMLVTGAACLVALAMSLGPSLAGTSEGQRPSKWWQNPVCKARVGLTDAQTAEIERIFQSVRDELRAEKAELEKQEATLSRLLAESSDDEAVVVRTIDRVEAARSALAKTRTLMLYRMHRLLSPEQRVKLEAFEREQARAAEATAPQPPSRPRE
- a CDS encoding TolC family protein; amino-acid sequence: MRSVMYLAAALVAVAAGLAPVPALAQDRSAPVSDARVAELLRMVGTGQPGAASPAAPDELKLTIEEAVAIALEKNLDIAVERLNPTAFDFSLKALRANFNPTATSLVGFNSTYQLPTSQLVGGARVKNDQFTWNFGLQQSLPWWGGSYQVTFNNRRNDNNNAFVTFNPQYNTLLSAQVVQPLIRGRSTDATRTQIRITQINRELSDVQVRTTVTNTLAQVRNAYWDLVFAREVVDVAQRSLALAEKLVEDNKVRVEVGTLAPIDVVQAEAEAASRRQTLASLQAQLETAELTLKRLIVSGTSDPLWTSRLNPVDRPTLTEQPVSIEEALKNALSSRTDLTERRRNLEITDANLALLKNQRLMSANLVANYGGQGIGGTRIIRQGTGGPIIETIPGGYVDALDLMWQREYPTWTAQVQISYPIGPNPQAAQYERARIGLEQSLTQIRSLELQIAAEVTNARLQVDANLKRVEAARVARELSQKRLEAEQSKFDVGLSTNYFVVQAQRDLLTAENALLRAALDYQKSLVDFERSQLTSGRTGVTVITTAGAGNATGTGGNTTTNTGTNTGGAGGNTGIPGSGGQ
- a CDS encoding efflux RND transporter periplasmic adaptor subunit, whose amino-acid sequence is MRKWAVAVALVVVTSIGMVACGGSTDGAAGKAGPGGGQAKAGGPGMGMAQPPMTVELAKVTRASLQAYVEVVGSLVGAATVDVVPRAQGRLQSINVRIGDAVSKGQVLAKVEDQEIREQLRQSDASYEVARATIRQREADLSFAKTNLDRNKSLFDRQLLPRQSLDDAEARYQAAQAQLDLAQAQLAAASSRREELRINLSNTTVNSPVTGFVAKRLVDPGAFVTQNVQLLSVVDISIVRLVVNLVERDLRKVSVGAGAAVTVDAYPGETFSGRVARVAPVLDPATRTAEMEVEIPNPTGRLKPGMYARVRLISANKDDALVIPKSAIVTSQGQRGVFLVQKGQAVFRGVEFGLEEPDRIEVTDGLNEGDEVVTTGATGLRDGAKVLLAGAGRGPGGGRGPAGQAGPGGPRGGAPAAGAGTPKSASAR
- a CDS encoding efflux RND transporter permease subunit; protein product: MSIPRTAIERPVTMFMISAVIVLLGAISLVQLPVDLLPDLTFPSLTVRVGYPGVGPREIEETITRPIEQTVSAVAGLDQLSSTSSEGSSTVRLNFVWGTDLGEAADDLRSRIDRIRGRLPEDADPPIIFKFDSSSWPIMTIAVSAEGDMNQVQLREMAERILSPRLERVNGVAAVTVQGGLRRQIRVDLSKEKITALGLPVDQIVRVLRTENQNIPVGEINEGSLTYLVRSPGQFNDLDEIRNLVVLTRDGVPVYMRDIAEVRDGTEDFRQFTRVNGKPGVQMRVTKQSGENTVAISEAVHREVTRINREVPGVQLTVSNDSAVFIEQSIASVREAVMLGSVLVIIIIFVFLRSWRSTLIICTSIPISIIGTFALLFFGGYTLNTMTFGGLALGVGMIVDASIVVLENTQRHLEMGKPVKQAAIEGSEEIWSAILASTLTHIAVFVPLFFLTGFSSVLFKQLSVVVVFSLLMSLFVAVTLVPVLCSLLMTAHDAEKERTGITGWLFTKSGNALDALDNRYARFLGLALRHRPTVLAFGASVFALSVFLFPYLKFELMPQTDEGEVRVDIELPVGTRVEQTQAAIIEIEDKIRKAVPEMVTIISQGGGGGFMGGASTHRGDLTIQLKPKAERTRSNEQIAQDLRRQLQGIPGVIARSRASGGSQLNRILGGNQDARLSLEIRGYDFDDAQRLVNQSEALLRTVPGIADVRRGRQDGRPELAVRVDRDKAAIFGLSVTGVADTLRTNVAGTQAAYYRERGQEYPIVVRLRQEDRSQISDVGDVLVSAPGNRVVPARSLLTVEPENSPVEIERKNQERIVRVNAELEVSLSEAVANVEKRLPELDVPSDFQVGFGAELEEQIKAFTQLKYLLLLAVILVYAVMASQYESFRDPFIIMFSIPLATIGVVGALLLTGTTFSLQAYIGVIMLAGIVVSNAILLVDYTSTLRHRDGMELFEAAVTAGRTRLRPIIMTTLTTILGLVPMAFEIGEGAELQAPLARVVIGGLMASTLITLIFVPTVYTLFEQGLKGLRRAPKVAPAEATANLKVGN